The following DNA comes from Erigeron canadensis isolate Cc75 chromosome 3, C_canadensis_v1, whole genome shotgun sequence.
TTGGCCAAAATAGTAAAATCTCACGCTATGTATGCAGTTTAAATTAATCCTCTGACTTTAGAGGCACTTGGTCGTCTTTGAGTTCTTATTGCACTAATTGATTCGAATTCAATCGAACAAAAATTATTCATCTTCATTGTATCGAACCTCACATAATCTGGTACCCTACACAATCGATTTTCTCATATTGGAAAGACAGCCTTAATTACGACTTGAAACATATTCTTTAAAAGCAAATATATAAACCATTACTTGATATATTTGAGCTTAAAAAGTTACCTTAAAACTCGCAACAGCAAATGCCTCGGCCTTTAGCTCGATCAGTATTCTTTTCGAATGTATGGTGTAGAGGTATTTATATTAGCGTGTAGATATAATTATGGTATGTATAGATATGACTCCGTATTAAGATCAATGTATACCTAGTCCTAAAATAGTGCTAGGAATATGTAATGTATTGAGTTTGTATAGTTTTATACTAACACAACGCAAAATTGGGCCATCATATCAAATTCTCAACATCCAATCTTTGATATTAAAATGTATGTATGTGAATATTGTGATTTTTTCTATATTTGGATTTTTCTAATATATGTTCTAATTAAAGAAACTTGTTCCatgtatttaataaatttaaaattttctaacGAATTTAAAAGCACCTCTTGTAttgacaacaacaataataatatggagtatattactatatatagtGTTTCCTttttttgagaaccattttttttaagaattatgagaactcttaaaatatgtatttgttcattcacatgtgaaataatataaacatgtatgttgtaaaagaaacttttttaagaaaccttcaaaatagccttttgtgaactagTGAGTGCATTtgatcacgttttttgttcacatgtgataaacgactatatataaggttttaaaaaaaaaaattattctacaacatatgtttttatgacgtttcacatgtgaatgaacaaaaaaaaaacatgtgatccaataagAAATTTAAGGGTTCTTacggtttttacaaaaaaatgcgttctcaaaataagggtccctagtgtgtgtatatatatatatataatctctttttttttctttttaatgacaGGGTTGAATAACATTGTCTCTTTATATAAACAAATCTAATTCTAAAGGAAACCTTATTATTATCAGAAACCTTGTTTCCATtttaggggtattttagtccCACTTAGTTGCTACAAGTACCGATCCATCATTCAATTCATAGAATCTAATCTTTCGAAAGTCATAAAGGCCAACGATTATGAATTTTACTTACAAATCCCATTTGGTTCTTTCTCTTATGCAAATTCAATATGCTTTAAAATAATGTTAGGAAGTAAAACTGTTGCAAATTAAATGTAATTTGGAAATGTGTATAATTGAGATTAAAGCTGAAACTTATTCCCAAATGCATATGGCAAGCTCAAGATTTGCGATTTTGGAACAATAACCTGTATTAAAACCAAGCACATGGTCAAGATGATCAATGCAAAgtttatgtttataaataaGACAAAATCAAAGAAGTTGTTGGCTTGTTAATTACCACTCGTATAGAACTTTCGTCTTTCCCTTCAAAGAatgttgaaaaataaatttaacgaaccattatatttaaaatcttttttatttttttgaagggATTTTACGCTAATTGGCTTATTATACTTAAATCTTTACTAGCTAGATTAGTAAATGAAAAAAGGTTTAAGTTTATCTCCCTAGGTAAATTAGGAATTccatgttctttgtattgaacACATAAATGATGTTGATCAAGAACAAACTTTTATACATAAAAGCAATCATAACCTTCCCATTTCCCTTTAccttgaatcttgatttaaattttcttaaaaGGAGTTACCGACCCATTATCGGTTTTCCACCCACCACTCCTCTTCCATGACCAACATGAGATGAGAGAATGTAAATCACGTACCACTATGATTAAAAGGGACATGAGGTGAAATTTGATCCCTCGGTCTCCGTTTATATGTACATGTCATGATGTCCCACACCACTCGGCTCATCCCAAGATCGTCTCCTTTGCATCCCAAAAGAAgacccttttcttttttataactaCCACACTAGTATTTGACAGcaattttgttttatcattaaaagatttgaataaaaataaaaacagaaaacCATATCCACATATTTAAAATCTTGGGGGCCCTGTTAATATAGATAGGAATTGAAGTGTTGAATATTTAACTAGTActagcatatatataaattttttgtacTGATCGAGAAACTAACAGAAAGACAATGACGGCATTAGGCATTGGAGCAATTCCCAGATCAATGTGGCTTCTGCCACACAACAAATTTGTATTTCCAAATCCAAATTCAAACACTAGAAATACTGCACATTTTCCTGAAAGAATCAGAATTCCATCAAACAATGTCTCTTTGCAAAAGTTTACAGCTTCATTTTCCACAAAGGCTGCTGCTTTTTCAGGTTAGTTTACTTTTTCCTTTATCTTCTATGCAAATTGTTCAGAAATGCATATGCCCATATGAAATCTTGACAAatttgttgtgttttgtgtgtcTGTTTGTGATCATGTATGTATAGTAGGAAAAACAGAATATGCAGAAGAGCCTGCTACTAATGTAAAATTTCAGACATTATTGAATCTTCCTGGTTGCTCAAGTTCATTATCTTTGATTGGAACAGGTTAACCTCTAAATCATCATTTCCATTTTAGGATAGGTGTATGAGTTAGCAATGTACTTATGCAGATGTTCCATATGTGTCATTGTACTTTGTTATTCCGATATGATCGTTAAAAGTAGATTTTGTGTCCTCCATAGGATTCAGAGAAAAGGTTTTTGCGATAATTGGCGTTAAGGTCTATGCGGCTGGGCTTTACCTGGATCCTGCTATCTTGGATAACTTACAGGAATGGAAAGGACGAACGGCATCTGATATTCAAGACGATTCGTCTTTGTTTGACTTAATTTATCAGGGTAATATAAGTTTGTTTGTGTCTTAATATTAGATAGTTAAGATTGAAATGCTTACATGGTTATGGAAATGCAGCTCCTCTAGAGAAATCATTACAAATAGTTCTAGTGAGAGATGTTGATGGAAAAACATTCTGGGATGCATTAGATGAAGCCATATCGCCAAGAATTAAATCGCCCACTTCTGTTGACCAAACAGCTCTAGCTACATTCCGTGGTATCTTTCAAGGACGGCCATTAAAGAAGGGAACTTCCATATTCTTAACTTGGGTTGACCCCTCCAAAATGCTGGTTTGTTTGACCATACTTTACCTTTACTAAATGATACTAGTTGGTGATGAACAACTGTTAATGCTGGTAATGGAGTCCAGATGGTGGGGGGACTGGGTAACAGGCCAAAACAGGTTTGGGTTGAAATATACTCCgcatcattttttttaagtagATATCAAATGTGCCGAGCCAGGTTGGGTTGATCCGTGAAAAGGTACTTTGTTCAATTTTGAAAATAAGTTAGCAATAATGAATAGGATATGTCTTACAAAAcagtataagtgtataactacAAGAATGATTTGAATCTTCAAATACAGATGAATTAGGCATTGGAGGTTTAATGCATTACAAACAGTATTTGGGCAACGTTCATACCTTCTGCATTGTTCAACTTTGCCCGGTTCTACTTTTAGATTAAGAATAGTTTATCTAACCCGTTTAATATTAAACACATTCCAACTGACCCATTTATATTTAAACGGGTTAAAACTGTTACCACTGAACACGAGTCGTGAACTTACAATATGGTGTGCGCACAGATTCACTTATCAGCCGAAGGGATTCCATCGGCTTCAGAAGCTACAATTGAGTCACAAAATGTGACACTCTCTTTATTTGACGTGTTTTTTGGACGGGCTCCCGTTTCTCCTACCTTAAAAGCTTCAGTTAGCAAGGGCTTGGCTTCAACTCTAAAATGAACTCGGGGTAAGCGGCAGATATCTACACTTAGCTATGGCTTGGCTTCTTTCAGCTACAGCTTGACTTCATGAAACGAGTCCTTTTATGTTTTCTTGAATAAATGTAACTTTGGCTTCATGCTTGTAAAATTTCCAACATAAAAGTCGTGACCATGATAATGAATCAAACAATGTGATCCGGTTTAATCTTTTCTAGCATCTTTACAACTTCTGACATGTTTGGTCTTTGGGATGGATCTGTTTCTAGGCACATTAGTGCTATCATAAATACATCGTTAATTTCATCTATTGGGTAGCACTCTAATCTGTTATCAAGAAAATATTCTTCCTTCTTATCGTTAACTACTGCTTTCACCTGTCGTGACATAATACTTTAGGATTACTAAATCacttaatacatataaaaatacgCAAGAACATTGACTTTAAAGACTTACCCATGTTACAAGCTTAGTTCCCTCCTCGATAAATGCTTCATCTGTTGGTCTTCTCCCAGTTAAAAGCTCCAGTAAAACAACACCAAAACTATATACATCCCCTTTTGTTGTTGCTCTTCCGGTGTCAAAATATTCTGAAAGCAAAAGTATTCCCTTAAATAAAAACAGTTTCAACTCATTTACTTACGACTACGTGCTATTTCAAATGggttaaatttaaattatatacaGTTAAAGAGGGAAATGGGTCCGATGGGTTGAAGACTTCAAACCATCCGAAGACAAGTTTTAAAATGCGACAACCTGccaaatcattttatatatctatagcTGGATTGCTATAGTACAAATATTGTTTTTTGTAACTATAGATAATTACGAATTAGTCATTCATAAAAGGAATCTAGAACTGTTTGTGGGTCAACCTCGATCATCCAGCCTATTTCGGCCGTTACCAATATATGACTTGTGCCTAACCCCTTTTGACCTGTTGACTAACCCGCCCGACCCAGCTTGCCTCCTTTCATCATATCCGCACATAGTTTTTACGAGTTGATGATAGATTTATTGAGATCATACCAGGGGCTAAGTATCCAAAAGTCCCGGCTACTAAAGTGGAGACATGAGTCTTGTCTTGCTCCATTAGTGTGGCTAACCCAAAATCAGAAACTCGAGCCTCCATGTTTCCGTCTAACAAAATGTTGCTCGATTTGATATCTCTATGAATAATATGAGGAATACAATCATTATGAAGATATGATATTCCCCTTGCAGCACCTACTGCTATTTTGTATCTTGCATCCCAGTCTAGGACCATGTCCATCGTTCTTCCTACATCATTCATTATCAATGTAAACAATCAACACATGCctatttgacttttgaagtcaaAGAACTAAACTTAACTTCAAACTTCAAG
Coding sequences within:
- the LOC122592459 gene encoding receptor-like serine/threonine-protein kinase At1g78530; the encoded protein is MGNSRFLGLYITICVLAFVISKIIIAMLCYRRWKRKQLVIQDSFSGGKLVLFRSTKIKSLKSNIFLKKTMNLTSKDRIGSGGYGTVYRLTINDSMSFAVKKLSRDTTEHDRGFERELEAMGDIKHRNIVSLYGYYSAPNFNLLIYELMPNGGLDSLLHGRTMDMVLDWDARYKIAVGAARGISYLHNDCIPHIIHRDIKSSNILLDGNMEARVSDFGLATLMEQDKTHVSTLVAGTFGYLAPEYFDTGRATTKGDVYSFGVVLLELLTGRRPTDEAFIEEGTKLVTWVKAVVNDKKEEYFLDNRLECYPIDEINDVFMIALMCLETDPSQRPNMSEVVKMLEKIKPDHIV
- the LOC122592461 gene encoding fatty-acid-binding protein 3, chloroplastic isoform X2; the encoded protein is MTALGIGAIPRSMWLLPHNKFVFPNPNSNTRNTAHFPERIRIPSNNVSLQKFTASFSTKAAAFSGKTEYAEEPATNVKFQTLLNLPGCSSSLSLIGTGFREKVFAIIGVKVYAAGLYLDPAILDNLQEWKGRTASDIQDDSSLFDLIYQAPLEKSLQIVLVRDVDGKTFWDALDEAISPRIKSPTSVDQTALATFRGIFQGRPLKKGTSIFLTWVDPSKMLIHLSAEGIPSASEATIESQNVTLSLFDVFFGRAPVSPTLKASVSKGLASTLK
- the LOC122592461 gene encoding fatty-acid-binding protein 3, chloroplastic isoform X1, which translates into the protein MTALGIGAIPRSMWLLPHNKFVFPNPNSNTRNTAHFPERIRIPSNNVSLQKFTASFSTKAAAFSVGKTEYAEEPATNVKFQTLLNLPGCSSSLSLIGTGFREKVFAIIGVKVYAAGLYLDPAILDNLQEWKGRTASDIQDDSSLFDLIYQAPLEKSLQIVLVRDVDGKTFWDALDEAISPRIKSPTSVDQTALATFRGIFQGRPLKKGTSIFLTWVDPSKMLIHLSAEGIPSASEATIESQNVTLSLFDVFFGRAPVSPTLKASVSKGLASTLK